From the Cryptomeria japonica chromosome 2, Sugi_1.0, whole genome shotgun sequence genome, one window contains:
- the LOC131027213 gene encoding uncharacterized protein LOC131027213: protein MQLQASRMDIHMWPFEGTNVFRDAQMKSLSAEPLAVRVVQMMASEESLLPSIWALGGILMALVATVASIITGARMIRLKLQEKRAEHDELVRNELAILSSVSLDSSYEDEGTEMPSCSSSSSSHLFPSQEIRMMKRKKRREQAMEWMLEDPNDLFTVRETQNWATLRGYEMAVWESPKKKSNCSWSEFSNLDERRPVPALFRPLLESFSKMEEYSEYEGEEMLNTNFKYAWELGKSKLRQWQQENLPSFAVRGPYNSLFGREDVVKFWDNLKGRALRTFYVQQGFVSAMDSGWMSGIASLGNTSQGLLSLWDLDRATSVSRISGNRAEIQGLYMESSNTIITGGPDGTSGKTALKLWDTRMGPRPAAVNEPDLLVPRRIVDMKSDHLHKLYIRDDSKTVSIHELRMLGGGPISTLTLEDPTAIPVTKVGEQNLLSNCSFADMEETEERTWWDEDAVIVSDEEDSVSDDEEDDCYDIKDNLQPNNDANKKSVVSWCLGAVRSISSSLGKQEL, encoded by the coding sequence ATGCAATTACAAGCCTCAAGGATGGATATCCATATGTGGCCATTCGAAGGGACTAATGTTTTCAGGGATGCTCAGATGAAGAGCCTGTCTGCCGAGCCTCTTGCTGTCAGAGTTGTACAGATGATGGCGTCCGAGGAGTCTTTATTGCCCAGTATTTGGGCGCTGGGGGGAATCCTGATGGCTTTGGTGGCCACAGTTGCAAGTATTATCACCGGTGCAAGAATGATTAGGCTCAAATTGCAGGAAAAGAGGGCAGAACATGATGAGCTTGTCCGTAATGAATTGGCAATCTTATCCTCTGTTTCTCTTGACTCCTCTTATGAAGATGAAGGAACTGAGATGCCCAGCTGttcctcctcctcttcttctcATCTGTTTCCATCTCAAGAAATaaggatgatgaagaggaagaagcgTAGGGAGCAGGCTATGGAATGGATGCTGGAAGATCCAAATGACCTTTTTACTGTTAGAGAGACACAGAACTGGGCTACCTTGAGGGGCTATGAAATGGCAGTTTGGGAGAGCcccaagaagaaatctaattgttcCTGGTCAGAATTTTCGAATTTAGATGAAAGAAGGCCAGTTCCTGCTTTGTTTAGACCACTCCTGGAATCTTTTTCAAAGATGGAAGAGTACTCTGAATATGAGGGGGAGGAGATGTTGAATACAAATTTTAAGTATGCATGGGAATTGGGTAAATCAAAGCTTAGGCAGTGGCAGCAGGAGAATCTGCCCTCCTTTGCAGTCAGGGGACCCTATAACTCATTGTTTGGCAGGGAAGATGTCGTCAAATTCTGGGACAATCTGAAAGGCCGGGCCCTCAGAACGTTCTATGTTCAACAAGGCTTTGTTTCTGCCATGGATTCGGGATGGATGTCAGGAATTGCTTCACTGGGAAACACCTCTCAAGGACTTCTTTCTCTTTGGGATCTGGACAGAGCCACCTCTGTGAGCAGAATATCAGGAAACAGGGCTGAAATTCAAGGTTTGTACATGGAATCTTCTAATACCATTATCACAGGAGGCCCTGACGGAACCTCTGGAAAAACAGCATTGAAGCTCTGGGATACTAGGATGGGACCTAGACCTGCAGCAGTGAATGAGCCAGATCTTCTAGTCCCAAGAAGAATTGTGGACATGAAATCCGATCACCTCCATAAGTTATATATCAGAGATGATTCAAAAACAGTTTCCATCCATGAGCTGAGGATGCTTGGGGGAGGCCCCATCAGTACATTGACACTTGAAGATCCCACAGCCATACCAGTGACAAAGGTAGGCGAGCAAAACTTACTGTCTAACTGTTCTTTTGCAGACATGGAAGAAACAGAAGAAAGAACATGGTGGGATGAAGATGCAGTGATTGTTAGTGATGAGGAGGATAGTGTGtctgatgatgaagaggatgactGTTATGATATCAAAGACAATTTGCAACCCAATAATGATGCTAACAAGAAGTCTGTAGTTTCTTGGTGCCTTGGTGCAGTCAGATCAATATCTTCTTCCTTGGGAAAGCAAGAGTTGTAA